In Citrus sinensis cultivar Valencia sweet orange chromosome 2, DVS_A1.0, whole genome shotgun sequence, a single genomic region encodes these proteins:
- the LOC102620235 gene encoding uncharacterized protein LOC102620235 yields the protein MNPIFSFLVISFLFINNTHSLKVHRPKPNNSNAQITVMGFVYCDICSNNSFSRHSYFLPGAEVKVDCKIRAISPRIREQISFTVNRTTNRYGIYKLEIPSVEGIACAEAAIASSCQASLMWSSSTSCNVPAYRTTTNQIAIKSRKPNLCIYSLNALTFRPSKRDITLCGN from the exons ATGAATCCCATTTTCAGTTTCTTggttatttcatttttgtttattaataacaCACACTCCTTGAAAGTTCACCGTCCAAAACCCAATAATAGTAATGCTCAAATCACTGTAATGGGCTTTGTGTATTGTGACATTTGCTCCAACAACAGCTTCTCCAGGCACAGCTACTTCTTACCAg GTGCTGAAGTCAAAGTTGACTGCAAAATTAGAGCAATTTCGCCAAGAATAAGAGAGCAAATATCATTCACAGTGAACAGGACAACAAACAGGTATGGAATATATAAGCTGGAGATACCGTCAGTTGAGGGGATAGCATGTGCAGAAGCAGCCATTGCATCTTCATGCCAGGCAAGTTTGATGTGGAGTTCAAGTACTTCGTGTAATGTTCCTGCTTACAGAACCACAACAAATCAGATAGCTATCAAATCCAGGAAACCAAATCTCTGTATCTACAGCTTAAATGCATTGACTTTTAGACCATCAAAGAGAGATATCACTCTCTGtgggaattaa